One part of the Ornithodoros turicata isolate Travis chromosome 2, ASM3712646v1, whole genome shotgun sequence genome encodes these proteins:
- the LOC135384046 gene encoding chymotrypsin A-like: MESRPEVISYRMAINALLIGCTLLLPLVASQSCGVSLLNEKNIERIVGGQPADPGEWPWQVSLRKVGRDGRTRHFCGGALISDQWVATAAHCVVTQLGTVISPARTIKVRVGEHDQNTLDGQEIQVDSRQIFKYHSYQGYNNDIALIKLAKRVRLSSRVKPICLPNSGEVFEGQNCVSTGWGATTSGGGAPSSVLREVSVPVYSNNVCSGPYARKFRITIQNWHLCAGALEGGRGSCYGDSGGPFQCKRPDGSWVLAGLVSFGSGCAHRDYPDVYTRVTQFLPWISQTMSASRG, encoded by the exons ATGGAGTCCCGCCCCGAAGTGATCTCCTACCGGATGGCCATCAACGCACTGCTCATTGGATGTACTCTTCTGCTACCACTGGTCGCATCGCAGT CATGCGGAGTCAGCCTCCTAAACGAGAAAAACATCGAGAGGATCGTGGGTGGACAGCCAGCTGATCCTGGAGAGTGGCCGTGGCAG GTGTCACTTCGTAAAGTGGGCCGAGATGGAAGAACGAGACACTTCTGCGGTGGCGCTCTCATCAGCGACCAGTGGGTGGCTACCGCTGCGCATTGCGTTGTAAC GCAACTAGGTACGGTGATCAGCCCCGCTAGGACCATCAAGGTCCGTGTAGGAGAACATGACCAGAACACTCTCGATGGTCAAGAGATTCAGGTGGACTCTCGACAGATCTTCAAGTATCACAGCTACCAGGGCTACAACAATGACATTGCCCTCATTAAACTGGCCAAGCGTGTACGCCTCAGCAGTCGGGTGAAACCCATCTGTCTTCCCAATAGCGGAGAAGTTTTCGAAGGACAAAACTGTGTCTCTACTGGATGGGGAGCCACTACTTCAGGAG GAGGAGCTCCCTCTTCGGTGCTGCGTGAAGTCAGCGTGCCAGTGTACTCGAACAACGTTTGCTCTGGACCGTATGCCCGGAAGTTCCGCATAACCATCCAGAATTGGCACCTATGTGCCGGAGCTCTTGAAGGCGGCCGGGGATCTTGCTAC GGCGATTCCGGAGGCCCCTTCCAATGTAAGCGACCAGACGGCAGCTGGGTTCTGGCTGGCTTGGTATCCTTCGGTTCTGGCTGTGCTCATCGAGACTACCCCGATGTCTACACTAGGGTGACACAGTTTCTCCCCTGGATAAGTCAAACCATGTCGGCCAGTCGTGGATAA